The following nucleotide sequence is from Coffea eugenioides isolate CCC68of chromosome 3, Ceug_1.0, whole genome shotgun sequence.
TAAATAAACAATTTCATTGAGCAAATTGTACGCAAATATGGGAGATTATAGTTTGTttacaaaattcatttgtagagatcatgattttatgttttttaGAAAAGAATTTAGTTAATATGGAATATATATCTAAAAAAAGgtgctacttatttcaaatttttattgattttgaattcttttaattttttccctttttcttgtaTGCTCTTTGCATGTTTGTTTCTTGGTGGGataatttttttgagaaaaaatctttattaaattttagatgaatatgtgaaatataaaattaaattagtataaatcattttttaaaaaaaattaaatgataagcgGGATGAGACGGGTATCCGTTGATCCGATCCTAACTAATTAGGTACTTGCTGATATGTAGGGCGAATAAAACTCAGAAAATGGCTGATCTGCAAAATGCAGGACGGGTTAGTCAAATGGTGCATAGGGTAGGTATTCGACCCATACCCACCCCTACGACGACTCCATAAGGTCCCATATATCTCTCTTCATTGCATATACTTAACATTTATAGATTCCTAGCTAGATTAAAtactttattacaaaaaaaaacacTAGATTAAAATTAAATACTTGTTTCACAAAAATCTCCTGGAATTTTTGCTAGGATCCTGCCCACTGCTGATCTTCATAATCTTATGCCAATCTTCTAAAAACAACTCTCAATCAATGTTTTTAAACCCGAACCGGGGAGTGAACCGGAAAACCTCCGGGTTCATGATTCAACCAGTTCGACCCCGGTTCAaagatttaataattttttattcattttagtattaaaaattttgaataaaattaaaatatttattttagaaaataaatacttaataaAAACCGGTTGAATCTCTCGGTTTTTACCAGTTCAACCGGTTTGATTAATTCTTTGGATTTTTAATTGAATCGGACCGGAGGCATGGCCGATTCGCGATTCAACTGGTCAAACCGGCTGGTCCGGTCCAATTTTTAAAACCATTGCACTCAATAGAAAATTTCATTATTCATCTCTTTTGTTTTTAACATCTTTCAACTGGGGAGAGGTGAAATTTAACAAACATTTCTTATTCATGAAATCTCAATATTAACCACTAGACTAACGGATTCTCGACATCATAATTCATCTCTGATCCAAAAATTGTCACTTTCAAGTTTTCCAACAAAAAACACACCTATAGTTATGTTTCTTAGTTGTATTTATACACCACAAAAAAAATCTTAACTTTTCTCTTATGAAATGTTAAAATTAATGAAAGACATCTGAACCAAAATTCTCAAGTccaaaaccaaaaaataaaaaataaaaaaattagaaaacaaaataagaaatctAGAATGACCGTTAATCAATTGGCGCGACGGCTGTCTCCCGCAGCTTCTCCTAGCTTCCCTCCCACCATCCAATAATACGCCACTAAACTCCACCTTCTTGCTACCAAATCTCAACCTAAATTCTATTGCCTTCTAACGGCAAAATtcttgaaaagtgaaaaccccttctttcagaaaaaaagaaggcggaaaaagaaaatttttcaagttCCACAGCCACATGAAACAAGCCTATCGTCCAGGTCAGATGCAGCATAATATGCAACACCTAACAACCTGCTATTCCTACGTGCCATTACCTCATAGCTCAAAAGGCAATCATGTTCTACTATATATTCAAGAGCTTAATTCAAGCAAAAATGCAGAACTTTGGGTTTTAGTTACAAAGATATCAAATGATTTAGACACTTCATTTCATCTTTAAGAAAAATGTCGAGCACTCAGTTTAATGCGGGCGAGACCCATGGCAGAACTCAGGTGATTGAACCTCTTCCATTTAAGTGTTAGCAATTATCATTCTTTTCTTGCTGTTGCAGCAAATTTCATGGCCGAGTCCTGTTTGTAATAATTTGGTTATCCATAGACATTGTAGTTGATATATAGCCAGATCATCATATATAGCTGATATATGTTTCTATTTTCAAGATATCATATCAATCATCAAGTATAAGAAAATGAGAATTCTTGATTTGGGACGAATTCTTGAAGACTCATTAGTGGGACTCATTAGCAAGCTCAAGTTCCTCTCGCTGGAGAAAATGCATTGCCAAGATATGATGAATATGCACATGAGCAGATACTAAAGACAGCAGCATTAAATATTGACGGTAACTCGACCAATAGAGAAATGTGTGCTTTCACATACTTGAGGATGAACCCAGACTTGTTCCACGCTGATAACTGGAGAAGGTTTGTGGcatttgtgaagaaaatgaaGGAAGGAAAAGACGTCCACCGGTGTTGGGAGCAAGTGGAGCGCGAGGCTGAGCATTTCGTACACGTAACTCAGCCATTTGTGCAAGAAGCTGCTGTAGCTCTGATGCACTAGTACTGCAGCAGGTTAATGCATGTTTCTGTATGTATGAACAAGAAGCAGAGAATGCCTGATGCCTGGTTTTGTGGCCATGGATGTCTGTTTTGTTGTACGCATATCATTAGGCCTATTTCAAGAACCATATAGAAATTCTCCAAGGTGTTTAGTAACAAAGTGACAAAATGATGCAAGTATCAATGATGCATTAATAATAGAAGTAgtatttcttttcatttgtcGTGCATATATTATGATGTATGAATTGTCAGAATGTTGAACTGTTTTGGTCATTCATTCGTATGTCAAAAGAAAAGGTAGAAAAGAATAATGAATTGAATGCCTTCTTAGAGAAGCAAATTAATATCCAGTTATGAAACTATCTATAAGAATTCCCCTAGATTCTGGTAATCAACAAGAATTGAGAATTGTACTCATTATTAGTGATCTATAAGAACTCTTATAAGACGTCTATGGTCCCTGCTGTCTTGCATCAAGGACTTGACGTACTTGTAAGATTTTTATCTGCCGCCCATTTCAATAGCAAAGCGATGGATTTATGGTGTCTCACACTCTCACGTGAATCTGCTGATTGCTTGAAAACTGGGTACCGTATGATTTAAACTACTGCCACCTTATTCCCCATCACATAAACTTAATAGGCCACTTCTGCTTGTTAATGCCGACCATTTACCACTTTGTAAATTGCAAGCAACTATATGCTATCAAGAACCATGTGACTAAAAGTTGCTTTCAAGGTGGGTAATTGGCAATTCTGtccttttatatatatttttttgttggTCTAAATCCTGGCCTTCGGTGACTGCtaaggctttgtttggattgcatttttctggactttttatagaaaaattattgtaatgatttgatatatgtgaggtaaaaatgtgattgagaGATGTGTCCATGGAAAATATTGTGTTTGGACAGGAGATTATTtgcccaaatatatttgcttacatcaccattacaatttccaatacacatttttatcttcccaattacctttttatcgcAGATATATcgcatcacaaaaagtgctacagtaaaaatatctcaaataatttacaatccaattTTTCTTTGGAAAATTGCAATCTAAACACTCCTTTTTAGATTTTGACTAATTCAAAATCTAATACTATCGGACTCCTTTTGAGAAGATTTTGACaatgttattttttccattCACAAGACTCAAAATCGAGACCTTGATTAAAGACTACTAAGCTCTTTGTTACTTGACTCAACAACCATTAATGGCAATTCTATTTGGTAAATGAAGGTAGAGCACTTGCAAGATTTCGACAAAACTATGAGATTGTGATTTTTCATGTAGATAGCGTAGAGAACAAAGAGAATCAGTGGAACCATTCTTATCTATTAACATTGCAGTCtagtaggaaaagaaaaaaaaaggggggtcGAAACAATATTCTTATTTATTAACATTCCAGTCTAGTCATAAGCGTAATtaatcaaggaaaaaaaagggtGTAAATGTTAAAGGTTGAGCATTTTCCCAACATATATCCTCGTGGTTAAAAGgttatttcttgttttctttttgggcCTATTATCATGAtcactggttttttttttcaatttttcggtctgtatttttttttgtcaatcgtCACCATTTTTGGCTTGTATTAAAGATTAGCCTTTTGGGCCTATTGTCATGATTCATGGTTATGTCAGGTGGATTTGTTTGAATATGAATGCACATTtctttttgcaaaaaaaaaaaaaaaatgcatcacaaatatatttttcaatcactttttttttaatatttgttaGCACCTTTCCACTTTACATAGATCACATTATAAAAAATGTTATAGTACTACtttaaataatttttcaaataatcttccATCCAAATAAATACTTTTTGGGCCTATTTAAACAAGCGATAACATAGTTAAACATATCTCTTGCTAGTcttgcaaaaaataaatgacattaatcaaccttttctttttgttaatCAATCAATTTATTAGAGGATACACCTAAATGGATCCTAAAATTATTCTATTTATTGCATATTGGCGTGTGTGTGTGTTCCTCCTAATTAGCAGCTCAACTTCCGTTGTTACGTTGGCTTCCACAGCTTCACTTCACTAATAACCTGAATTGACCAAGTAATAAACCAAAAACAACACTGGGATGGCAATTTCACAAAACTTGTTCAAGTTCCACAGCCACATGAAACAAGCCCATTGTCCAGGTCAAATGCAGCATAATATGCAACACCTAACAACCTGCTATTCCTACGTGCCATTACCTCATAGCTCAAAAGGCAATCATGTTCTACTATAAATTCAAGACCTTAATTCAAGCAAAAATGCAGAACTTTCAGTTTTAGTTACAAAGATATCAAACGATTTAGTCACTTCATTTCATCTTTAAGAAAAATGTCGAGCACTCAGTTTAATGCAGGCGAAACCCACGGCAAAACTCAGGTGATTAAACCTCTTCTATTTAAGTGTTAGCAATTACCATTCTTTTCATGCTGTTGCAGCAAATTTCATGGCCTAGTCCTGTTTGTAATGATTTGGCTGTCCATAGACATTGCAGTTGATATATAGCCAAATCAGCATATATAGCCAGATCATCATATATAGCTGATATATGTTTCTATTTTCAACATATCATATCAATCATCAAGTATAAGAAAATGAGAATTCTTGATTTGGGACGAATTCTTGAAGACTCATTAGTAGGACTCTCCATCCCAAGATTATTACTAACAAGTTTTTATACGCAGGCCAAGACAGAGCAGTTGGTTGATTCATGCAAGGATGCAGCAAATGCAGCCCGTGACCAATCTGCCCAGGCTGCAGATCAGAGTGCCGGATTCCTTCAACAGGTTTTCAACTTTTACAGTTTTGTCCAAGAAGAATTCAGgattaaaattctttttcttgaCACTCAATTATTTGTTATCTTCTTCTTATTATTGTtacttcttttttatttcagaCTGGCGAGCAAGTGAAGAGCATGGCTCAGGGTGCTATTGATGGTGTGAAGAACACACTTGGAGTTGGTGACAACAACACTAAGAAGTGAAAGAAACACGTCATTCGTGAGAATCATGACTTGGTTGATTTATTTGTTGGTCATTTCCTATAATTAGGAGTTTCCTATACTCGAATGGTATACGGAAATCATAAGTAGGGGTTTCTTTTTAAGGATTTCTCGGATGATGTAATAAGAGCTTTTAGGAATTTGTCGCTAAAGTGGAGTTTATACCATTTTGATGATTTTTAGGTTAGCTTAGGATTTGCTTCAGTTTCTAGCTTATTTAGAGTTGGGAGCATGTTAATTTTCCATTGATTTGAAGAGTCTCTTGATACAGAGAACTCTCTTTCTAGTGTAATAAGGTAGTATAGACCATAATAAAAGATATATTGAAttcatgaagaaaatgagaCAACTTGGTCTTTTTTCTGACTTCTTGTTAAGATTCCAAAACAGGTTTTCCACAAGAAAACTAGTTACAGAACCGAAGTCCAACGTTTTGAAATTACAGCTAGGTTTACAAAATGGAGATTTGTAGTAGTTAATATTGACTACTAATATTATCTATTTAGCCTTTTATTGTCATTGCTATATAATATGCTTTCTATCTACTTGCACGCATCTTAGATTAATTCACCTTTTTGATTCACAGAATTTGTGTCAAGGATTCGGGACTAGGGCTGTCAAAACCGAACTTGGCCCAGATCTAGTAAAATTTTTCCGATGTGGGTTGAGAAATAATTCCGGTACATAGGATTCCGACTCGTATCCGActcaaacccaaaaaaatacattaataattataaaatataaatatttctaaatataTTCTTTTACTAAATTAACAAAAGTATTCTTTTACCAAATTAACCGAATTATCCGTATCCTAGATGAAACATCTAGGAAATTAGGATTTGGAATAGGCAAACTTGTTTGACCAGAAATGTATTCATCACAAGTTGCATATAAGTGCTTTTTGCTAAATATTTTGAAATCATGTTAGGCCTTTTTGCTAACAtggataaaagaaaatgaatgatacttGTTGGACAATTTCTTTCCAGATAGACCCGAATCTGACCCGAGACCCGTCGAATCTGGTTCTAGAATCTTAAGCACAAGACCCGTCGGGTATACGAGTCAGGTTCGAGGCTAGTACATTAAAACGGGTCCAGATCcgaaaatttcaatttcaatctGAACACGACCCGTTGACAAGCCTACTCGGGACTGAAGATTTCAGGAAATAATTCCCAAATCCATTCTCGTTGAACTACCCGATGTACTTGCTAGGATAGAAATCCAATACTGCCTTGATCATGTGTTTGGTTGGgacacttttttcttttttttaaaaaaagtttatAATTGGTCCTATATTGGGGAATGGGAATGGACATAACTAAGTTATTGAAAATTCGAAAAAGAACTAAACTATCTCTGAAAATGTTTTAGAAGTCCTAGATGGAAAATGTAGGCAAGGGGTTTTGAATCCCATATACCTATACCCAAGCGCAGACACTTCGACTTTAGGCTCAAAATTTTCTCCATTGAGCTTATTTGCAAACTAAATATAAGAAAtattgcattaaaaaaaaagcataagAAATATTGTACCCACGGGCCACAAGata
It contains:
- the LOC113767098 gene encoding late embryogenesis abundant protein 1-like, translating into MSSTQFNAGETHGKTQAKTEQLVDSCKDAANAARDQSAQAADQSAGFLQQTGEQVKSMAQGAIDGVKNTLGVGDNNTKK